Proteins co-encoded in one Vibrio aquimaris genomic window:
- a CDS encoding cytolytic delta-endotoxin, which yields MYITRDVKVTPVNSPVVLGDSILKNNALAPNSRVLATDDQQDLKFKTLFSLEPQYINQAIAATRVFQQALNSSLELNIAKAEQLAQENNIHIERTIQPVISSDSPQGAISKLEAQLDEVVGGTFPANLKAKIMDIVSDGFVNLYRHESSAWIFWSSESANKSSYYYTMLLAIQEDDVLVFVPLGFYIQANISKEKVLFITVSSSTHYSVALNGLKGTQPLGYSPNQS from the coding sequence ATGTACATCACCAGAGATGTAAAGGTTACTCCAGTAAATAGCCCCGTTGTACTGGGTGACTCAATTTTAAAAAACAATGCTTTAGCTCCAAACTCAAGGGTTTTGGCAACAGACGATCAACAAGATCTGAAATTCAAAACGCTATTTTCTTTGGAGCCTCAATATATCAACCAAGCAATAGCGGCAACACGAGTATTTCAACAAGCGCTCAATTCATCATTAGAGTTGAATATTGCTAAAGCTGAACAATTAGCACAAGAGAATAACATTCACATCGAAAGGACTATCCAACCTGTAATATCGAGTGATTCTCCTCAGGGGGCAATTTCAAAGCTTGAAGCACAGCTTGATGAAGTTGTTGGCGGTACCTTTCCAGCTAATCTAAAAGCGAAAATTATGGATATCGTATCTGATGGTTTTGTAAACCTTTATCGACACGAAAGCAGCGCTTGGATTTTTTGGTCCAGCGAATCTGCCAATAAGTCCTCTTACTACTACACTATGCTACTCGCGATTCAGGAAGATGATGTACTGGTTTTCGTGCCGCTTGGGTTTTATATACAAGCCAATATCAGTAAAGAGAAGGTGTTATTCATTACCGTATCATCCAGCACTCACTACTCCGTCGCACTCAATGGATTAAAGGGCACACAGCCTTTGGGCTACTCTCCCAACCAATCATGA
- the carB gene encoding carbamoyl-phosphate synthase large subunit, whose translation MPKRTDLKSILILGAGPIVIGQACEFDYSGAQACKALREEGYRVILVNSNPATIMTDPEMADATYIEPIQWEVVRKIIEKERPDAVLPTMGGQTALNCALDLEKHGVLEEFGVEMIGATADAIDKAEDRSRFDKAMKSIGLECPRADTAKTMEEAYRVLDMVGFPCIIRPSFTMGGTGGGIAYNKEEFEEICRRGLDLSPTNELLIDESLIGWKEYEMEVVRDKADNCIIVCSIENFDPMGIHTGDSITVAPAQTLTDKEYQLMRNASLAVLREIGVETGGSNVQFGINPKDGRMVIIEMNPRVSRSSALASKATGFPIAKIAAKLAVGFTLDELQNDITGGATPASFEPTIDYVVTKIPRFNFEKFAGANNRLTTQMKSVGEVMAIGRNQQESLQKALRGLEVGANGFDEMVDLDAPDALTKIRHELKEAGAERIWYIADAFRAGMSVDGVFNLTQIDRWFLVQIEELIKLENEVKAGGFAGLTQDVLRKMKRKGFSDARLSSILGVSENEIRRLRDQYDIHPVYKRVDTCAAEFSSDTAYMYSSYDEECEAQPTDKDKIMVLGGGPNRIGQGIEFDYCCVHASLALREDGYETIMVNCNPETVSTDYDTSDRLYFEPVTLEDVLSIVRVEKPKGVIVQYGGQTPLKLARALEAAGVPIIGTSPDAIDRAEDRERFQAAVDRLGLLQPENATVTTIEQAVDKSKEIGFPLVVRPSYVLGGRAMEIVYDEQDLRRYFNEAVSVSNESPVLLDRFLDDATEVDIDAICDGERVVIGGIMEHIEQAGVHSGDSACSLPAYTLSQEIQDKMREQVEKLAFELGVRGLMNTQFAVKDNEVYLIEVNPRAARTVPFVSKATGAPLAKIAARVMAGQSLESQGFTKEIIPPYYSVKEVVLPFNKFPGVDPLLGPEMRSTGEVMGVGTTFAEAYAKAELGCGNVYPEGGRALLSVREGDKQRVVDLASKLTKLGYQLDATHGTAIILGEAGINPRLVNKVHEGRPHILDRIKNNEYTYIVNTTAGRQSIEDSKVLRRGALAEKVNYTTTLNAAFATCMSHTADACASVTSVQELHAKVAKSQA comes from the coding sequence ATGCCAAAACGTACTGACCTAAAAAGTATTCTAATTCTGGGTGCTGGCCCGATTGTTATCGGTCAAGCATGTGAGTTTGACTACTCTGGTGCTCAAGCGTGTAAAGCGCTTCGCGAAGAGGGATATCGAGTTATTCTGGTTAACTCTAACCCTGCGACGATTATGACTGACCCTGAGATGGCAGACGCCACCTACATTGAGCCTATACAATGGGAAGTAGTACGTAAGATCATCGAAAAAGAACGTCCCGATGCGGTTCTTCCGACCATGGGAGGGCAAACTGCTCTTAACTGTGCACTTGATTTAGAAAAGCATGGCGTGCTTGAAGAGTTCGGTGTTGAGATGATAGGCGCAACTGCCGATGCGATTGATAAGGCGGAAGATCGTTCTCGTTTTGATAAAGCGATGAAGTCTATCGGTCTTGAATGCCCACGTGCTGATACTGCTAAGACTATGGAAGAAGCATACCGCGTTCTTGATATGGTCGGTTTCCCATGCATTATTCGCCCTTCATTCACTATGGGTGGTACCGGTGGTGGTATTGCGTACAATAAAGAAGAATTTGAAGAAATTTGTCGCCGCGGTTTAGATCTTTCTCCCACTAATGAATTGCTGATCGATGAGTCTTTAATTGGCTGGAAAGAGTACGAAATGGAAGTGGTTCGCGATAAAGCGGACAACTGTATCATTGTTTGTTCGATTGAAAACTTCGATCCAATGGGTATTCACACTGGTGACTCGATCACAGTGGCTCCAGCACAGACATTGACGGATAAAGAATACCAATTGATGCGTAACGCCTCACTTGCGGTACTGCGTGAAATTGGTGTTGAAACGGGCGGTTCAAACGTTCAGTTTGGTATCAATCCGAAAGATGGCCGCATGGTTATCATTGAGATGAACCCTCGTGTGTCACGTTCATCAGCTCTAGCATCAAAAGCAACCGGTTTCCCTATTGCTAAAATCGCAGCCAAACTGGCGGTTGGTTTCACTCTCGATGAGCTACAAAATGATATAACAGGTGGTGCAACGCCAGCATCATTTGAGCCTACCATCGACTACGTTGTGACTAAGATCCCGCGCTTTAACTTTGAGAAGTTTGCCGGTGCGAATAATCGTCTTACGACTCAGATGAAGTCAGTGGGTGAGGTTATGGCGATTGGTCGTAATCAACAAGAATCATTGCAAAAAGCATTACGTGGCTTAGAAGTCGGTGCAAACGGCTTTGATGAAATGGTCGATCTCGATGCGCCAGACGCGCTAACAAAGATTCGCCATGAACTAAAAGAAGCAGGCGCTGAGCGTATTTGGTATATTGCTGATGCGTTCCGTGCAGGCATGTCAGTCGACGGTGTGTTTAACCTCACTCAGATTGATCGCTGGTTCTTGGTGCAAATCGAGGAACTCATCAAGCTTGAAAATGAGGTTAAAGCAGGTGGCTTCGCCGGCCTGACTCAAGATGTATTGCGCAAGATGAAGCGTAAAGGTTTCTCTGATGCTCGCCTGTCTTCAATCCTTGGCGTATCTGAGAATGAAATTCGTCGTCTACGTGACCAGTATGACATTCACCCAGTCTACAAACGAGTTGATACTTGTGCGGCTGAGTTCTCATCTGATACGGCTTACATGTACTCATCTTACGATGAGGAGTGTGAAGCGCAGCCAACCGATAAAGACAAGATTATGGTTCTGGGCGGCGGTCCAAACCGTATTGGTCAAGGTATCGAATTTGATTACTGTTGTGTACACGCTTCACTTGCACTGCGTGAAGATGGTTACGAAACCATCATGGTTAACTGTAACCCTGAGACGGTTTCTACCGACTACGATACGTCTGATCGTCTTTACTTCGAACCTGTAACTTTAGAAGATGTACTTTCTATCGTACGTGTTGAAAAGCCAAAAGGTGTGATTGTTCAATACGGTGGTCAAACACCACTGAAACTGGCTCGTGCGCTAGAAGCGGCTGGTGTTCCTATTATTGGTACTAGCCCAGATGCGATTGACCGCGCAGAAGACCGTGAGCGTTTCCAAGCAGCTGTTGACCGTCTTGGGCTTCTGCAGCCTGAGAACGCGACAGTAACGACTATCGAGCAAGCGGTTGATAAGTCAAAAGAGATTGGCTTCCCACTGGTTGTACGTCCATCATATGTTCTTGGTGGTCGTGCGATGGAAATCGTATACGATGAGCAAGACCTGCGTCGCTACTTCAACGAAGCAGTAAGTGTATCAAACGAGTCGCCAGTACTTCTTGATCGTTTCCTAGATGATGCAACTGAAGTGGATATCGATGCTATCTGTGACGGTGAGCGAGTGGTGATCGGCGGTATCATGGAGCACATCGAGCAAGCGGGTGTTCACTCGGGTGACTCTGCATGTTCACTTCCTGCCTACACGCTAAGTCAAGAGATCCAAGACAAGATGCGCGAGCAAGTTGAGAAACTCGCATTTGAGCTAGGTGTACGTGGCCTGATGAATACCCAGTTTGCGGTGAAAGACAACGAAGTTTACCTAATCGAAGTAAACCCTCGTGCTGCACGTACTGTCCCGTTTGTTTCTAAAGCAACAGGTGCGCCGCTAGCGAAGATTGCTGCACGCGTAATGGCAGGTCAATCTCTTGAATCACAAGGCTTTACCAAAGAGATCATCCCACCTTATTACTCAGTGAAAGAAGTCGTACTACCGTTCAACAAGTTCCCTGGTGTTGATCCACTGTTAGGCCCAGAAATGCGCTCTACCGGTGAAGTTATGGGTGTAGGTACAACTTTTGCAGAAGCTTACGCGAAAGCGGAACTAGGTTGTGGCAATGTTTACCCAGAAGGCGGTCGTGCACTATTGTCTGTTCGCGAAGGTGACAAGCAACGTGTTGTTGATCTCGCCTCTAAGCTAACCAAACTTGGTTACCAGCTAGACGCAACACACGGTACAGCGATCATCCTAGGTGAAGCGGGAATCAATCCTCGTCTTGTTAACAAGGTACACGAAGGTCGTCCACACATTCTAGACCGTATCAAAAACAACGAGTATACCTATATCGTGAATACGACGGCTGGTCGTCAGTCTATTGAAGACTCTAAAGTATTGCGCCGCGGTGCCCTAGCTGAAAAAGTGAACTATACGACAACTCTCAATGCGGCATTTGCCACTTGTATGTCACATACGGCTGATGCCTGTGCCTCGGTGACTTCAGTACAAGAGTTACATGCAAAAGTGGCGAAAAGCCAAGCTTAA
- the carA gene encoding glutamine-hydrolyzing carbamoyl-phosphate synthase small subunit, with product MSKSALLVLEDGTVFHGVSIGADGSSVGEVVFNTSMTGYQEILTDPSYSQQIVTLTYPHIGNTGTNSEDEESSSIHAQGLVIRDLPLIASNFRNEQTLSDYLKSQNIVGIADIDTRKLTRILREKGAQNGCIVAGSNLDEALALAKAKEFPGLKGMDLAKEVTTKEAYQWQQGSWTLESGLPDAQDSSELPYHVVAYDFGAKRNILRMLVDRGCRLTVVPAETTAEEVMALNPDGVFLSNGPGDPEPCTYAIEATKAFLDKGLPIFGICLGHQILALASGAKTVKMKFGHHGANHPVKDLDRNVVMITSQNHGFAADEDSLPENLRATHVSLFDGSLQGIHRTDKPAFSFQGHPEASPGPHDAAPLFDHFIELIKQHSA from the coding sequence TTGAGTAAATCAGCACTGTTAGTCCTAGAAGATGGGACAGTGTTCCACGGAGTTTCCATTGGAGCAGATGGTTCATCCGTTGGTGAAGTCGTTTTTAATACCTCGATGACGGGGTACCAAGAAATCCTCACTGATCCTTCCTATTCTCAACAAATCGTCACTCTCACTTACCCACATATAGGCAATACCGGAACCAACTCCGAAGATGAAGAATCCTCTTCTATCCATGCACAAGGCCTTGTGATTCGCGACCTTCCCCTTATCGCTTCTAACTTCCGTAATGAACAAACCCTTTCTGATTACCTTAAGTCACAAAATATCGTAGGTATCGCTGATATCGATACGCGTAAGTTGACTCGTATTCTGCGTGAAAAAGGTGCGCAAAACGGTTGTATTGTTGCAGGCAGCAATCTAGACGAAGCTTTAGCCTTGGCCAAAGCAAAAGAATTCCCTGGCTTAAAAGGTATGGATCTTGCGAAAGAAGTTACAACGAAAGAAGCGTATCAATGGCAACAAGGTTCGTGGACGCTCGAAAGTGGTCTTCCAGATGCGCAAGACAGCAGCGAGCTACCATATCACGTTGTTGCCTATGACTTTGGAGCAAAGCGAAACATCTTGCGTATGCTCGTTGACAGAGGTTGCCGCTTAACAGTTGTGCCTGCGGAGACAACAGCAGAAGAAGTGATGGCACTTAATCCTGATGGTGTATTCCTCTCAAATGGCCCTGGTGACCCTGAACCATGTACTTATGCGATTGAAGCAACAAAAGCATTCCTAGATAAAGGTTTACCCATCTTTGGCATCTGTTTAGGGCACCAAATCTTGGCGCTTGCATCGGGTGCAAAGACGGTGAAGATGAAATTTGGTCATCATGGCGCAAACCATCCAGTGAAGGATCTTGACCGAAATGTGGTTATGATTACTTCACAAAACCATGGGTTTGCAGCTGATGAAGATAGTTTGCCAGAGAATTTGCGTGCTACCCACGTATCCTTATTTGATGGTTCTCTTCAGGGCATTCATCGCACCGATAAACCAGCATTTAGTTTCCAAGGTCACCCAGAAGCGAGCCCAGGTCCTCATGACGCTGCGCCGCTATTTGATCATTTCATTGAACTTATTAAACAACACAGCGCTTAA
- the dapB gene encoding 4-hydroxy-tetrahydrodipicolinate reductase — protein MVRIAIAGAAGRMGRNLVKATHQNPLAQVGTGSERPESSLVGVDIGELCGEGKFDVVLTDDLSKQIDQFDVIIDFTAPASTLANLELCQKHGKSIVIGTTGFSEAERQQIEEMATKMPIVMASNYSVGVNLVFKLLEKAAKVMGDYCDIEVVEAHHRYKVDAPSGTALSMGEAIAGAMGNKLSDVAVYAREGITGERTKDEIGFATIRAGDIVGEHTAMFADIGERVEITHKATDRMTFANGAVKAAVWLKEKPAGFYSMTDVLGLNDL, from the coding sequence ATGGTACGTATTGCAATTGCGGGAGCAGCTGGACGCATGGGGCGCAACTTAGTCAAAGCGACTCACCAGAACCCACTTGCCCAAGTTGGTACAGGCTCAGAAAGGCCTGAATCTTCTTTAGTTGGTGTTGATATTGGTGAGCTTTGTGGAGAGGGTAAGTTTGATGTTGTACTGACGGATGATTTGAGTAAACAGATCGACCAGTTTGACGTCATCATAGACTTTACTGCGCCAGCAAGTACCTTAGCAAACCTCGAACTCTGTCAGAAGCATGGTAAAAGTATTGTCATTGGCACGACAGGCTTTTCAGAGGCAGAGCGCCAGCAAATCGAAGAAATGGCAACGAAAATGCCTATTGTTATGGCATCAAATTACTCTGTTGGCGTAAACCTTGTTTTCAAGTTACTTGAAAAAGCAGCGAAGGTAATGGGTGATTACTGTGATATTGAAGTGGTTGAAGCTCATCACCGCTACAAAGTAGATGCCCCTTCTGGAACTGCGCTTAGCATGGGTGAAGCCATTGCGGGTGCTATGGGTAACAAGCTGAGTGACGTTGCTGTTTATGCTCGTGAAGGGATTACTGGTGAACGAACCAAAGATGAGATCGGTTTTGCTACAATTCGAGCTGGCGATATTGTCGGCGAGCATACCGCTATGTTTGCTGATATTGGCGAACGGGTAGAAATAACCCATAAAGCTACCGATCGTATGACCTTTGCTAATGGTGCGGTTAAAGCTGCGGTATGGTTAAAAGAGAAACCTGCGGGTTTTTATAGCATGACAGATGTGCTTGGATTAAATGATCTGTAA
- the mutT gene encoding 8-oxo-dGTP diphosphatase MutT encodes MKRIHIVAAIILNAEKSEVFITKRPEEKHKGGFWEFPGGKVEDKETIAQAIKRELDEEVGIQVTQHSLFEHLEYDYTDKSLKFDFILVTDFENQPFGREGQQGKWVPITKLRDYEFPEANRTILDRVVDEYS; translated from the coding sequence GTGAAACGTATCCATATTGTCGCGGCTATTATTTTAAATGCTGAAAAAAGTGAAGTCTTTATCACTAAGCGCCCAGAGGAAAAACATAAGGGTGGATTTTGGGAGTTTCCAGGAGGAAAGGTTGAAGACAAAGAAACTATCGCACAAGCCATTAAACGCGAGTTAGATGAAGAAGTTGGTATTCAGGTGACACAACATAGCTTGTTCGAGCATTTAGAATATGACTACACGGATAAGTCATTGAAGTTTGATTTTATTCTTGTCACCGATTTTGAAAACCAACCTTTTGGTAGAGAAGGGCAGCAAGGTAAGTGGGTACCGATCACTAAGCTAAGGGACTATGAATTTCCCGAAGCAAATAGAACAATCCTTGACAGAGTGGTGGATGAATATAGCTAG